TTAATTATGTATATGATCGCCTTGCAGATCAAGATGAGCTCAATTTGTCGAATCAGAAGAATGCGTATGGGCACGGTTCCTGGGCAAGCAGTTTACGCTTTCATGATGGACAATACTATGTAAGTACATTTTCTTCCAATACAGGTAAAACACATGTCTATCGCACGGCAGATATTGAGGAAGGAAATTGGGTTTCTACCGAGTTTAGTCCAATGATGCATGATCATAGTTTATTCTTTGATCAAGGAAAAAATTATATGATCTGGGGTAGCGGACGGATCCATATTGCCGAATTGTCGCCCGACTTTTCAGGCATTAAAGCTGGGACAGAACGCGTGTTAATAGATGACGCTTCTTTACCTGCTAAGCCAAAAGGAGGTAAAGTGGGGCTGCCTGCTGAAGGGTCCCAAATGTTTAAGATCAATGGCTTTTATTACCTTTTTAATATTTCATGGCCCGCTGGAGGAATGCGCACGGTGATTGTCCATCGGGCAAGTCAACTGGAAGGTCCTTATGAAGGGAAAGTGGTTTTGCAGGATCAAGGTGTGGCCCAAGGGGGGCTGATTGATATGCCCGACGGCAAATGGTATGCATATTTGTTTCAGGATTATGGCGCTGTAGGACGTATTCCATTTTTGGTTCCTGTCACATGGGAAGATGGATGGCCCGCGCTCGGTATCGGCGGAAAAGTGCCGGCTACCTTAAATCTTCCTGCAAATAAAAGTTTAATTCCCGGAATCGTTAACTCCGATGATTTTGACCGGAAAACTGGAGATGAGGCTCTTCCTCCGGTGTGGCAGTGGAACCATAATCCAAACAATAATCTATGGTCTGTAACAGCGCGAGTAGGCTTTTTGAGAATGCATACTTGCGATCTTACCGATGATTTTCTCTCGGCCAAAAACACCCTTACCCAGCGTACCATCGGGCCGACTTGCAGTGCCGCTATTGCTATAGAGGTTGCTAACATGAAAGATGGTGATTTTGCAGGCCTATCGCTTTTGCAAAAAAATTATGGGTTAGTTGGTGTCCGTATGGAAGGAAATACAAAATCATTGGTGATGATCAATGCTACGACAGGTGTACCGCAAGAGGTGGCCAAGGTTGGCCTTAAACAGCAGCGCATCTATCTTAAAGCAAGCTGTGACTTTACAAACAAAAGAGATCTCGCTCAATTTTTTTATAGTACCGATGGGCGCAATTGGAACAGGATAGGTAATGAGTTAAAAATGAGTTATACCATTCCTCATTTTATGGGCTATCGGTTCGGACTATTCAACTATGCAGCTAAAGCCGCTGGTGGTTATGTAGATTTTGATTATTTCCATTTGACAAATTAAGATGATATGATGAAACGTTTTTTTATACAATCCCAATTCGGATTTTTGCTCCTATTCTTCGTTATGGTGGGTAAATTAAGGGCACAAAACCCCATTGTGCAGACTGCTTATACTGCGGATCCAGCCCCTTTGGTGTATAACAACCGACTCTATCTGTATACTACACAGGATGAAGAAGAATCCACCTGGTTTAACATGAACAATTGGCGTGTGTATTCAACCGATGATATGGTGAATTGGACCGATCACGGTGCGATTCTTTCTTATACAGATTTTGAATGGGCAAAAGGTGATGCTTGGGCGGCTCAATGTGTTGAAAAAAATGGTAAATTTTATCTTTATGTACCTGTTATTTCCAAAGTGAACAATCGAGGTGCGATCGGCGTCGCTGTCGGAGATAGCCCATTGGGACCATTTTATGATCCTTTGGGAAAACCATTATTGCAAACTGAATGGGGAGATATCGATCCTACTGTGTTTATTGATGATGACGGCCAAGCTCATATGTATTGGGGTAACCCCCAGCTGAAATATGTTAAGCTAAATGAAGATATGATCTCCTATAAAGGTGATATTGTTGAGGTTCCGATGACTGCAGCATCGTTCGGAAAGAGGGAGGGAGATCCGAAGCGACCTACGACCTATGAGGAAGGGCCTTGGTTATATAAAAGAAATAGTTTGTATTATCTTTTTTGGCCGGGAGGTCCTTTGCCAGAATTTATTGGTTATTCCACAAGCGATAAAGCCGAGGGACCTTGGAAGTACGGGGGTATAATCATGCCTGCGGAAGGAAAAGCATTCACAAATCATCCTGGCATTGTCGATTTTAAAGGAAAAACCTATTTCTTTTACCATAATGGGGCCTTACCTGGAGGGGGGGGCTTTACGCGATCTGTCGCTGTTCAAGAACTGAATTTTAATCCAGACGGCAGTATCGATCCAATGAAAATGACGACTGGAATTACTCATGCGACCGGCAAAGTGAATCCCTATGAACTTCATCAGGCTGAAACGATCGCTTGGTCCGAACACGTTAAATCCTACCAAAATAAAAAGGTGGGTGTTTTTATAAAGGCAAAAAAAGATGGAGCTTTCACCTGTGTGAAGAATGTTGACTTTGGCGCGGAGGGAGCGCGTAATTTTTTTGCACGGGTAGGAACTACTCATAATGGAGGTATCCGTATGGAAGTACGCTCGGGAGCGCTTGATGGAGCGTTGTTAGCTACGATACAGGTGCCCATGACGGGGGGAGATGACAGATGGACTACAGTTGAGACTGCACTGTCGGATAAAGTATCGGGACTACACGATCTATATTTTGTTTTTAAAGGTAAGGCACCATCAAATATCCTGTTTTTCGATTGCTGGAAATTTGGGAGGTAAGATAGTAACTTGACGCAAAGTAATTTGAGCCAATAGAAAAAATGCAACAGCATATAAGATAACTCAGCAATTTAAGAAAAATTAATTTACTCAATTTATGAAGGGACTAAATATTGTCTTAAAAAAACGGACAATGGTATTTTTATTATCCGTTACAGGAATTTTATCAGCAGCAACAGCACTTGGGCAGCAGCAAAACCACCTCAACGATCCTAGTAAGGGGTTTGTGCACCAGTCTATAGGAAATCCTTATCTACCGCTATGGGAGCATCTCCCGGATGGCGAACCCCGTGTTTTCGAAGATCCTGACCAGCCTGGGAAATATCGTGCTTACATCATTGGTTCCCATGACTTACGTTTTAGCAGTTATTGTGGGCCTGACATTAGAATGTGGTCAGCTCCTATTGAGAATTTGAGCAGCTGGCGGGACGAGGGAGCTATTTTTACATACGCGATCGATGGTAAATGGGATGTGATGTACGCGCCAGATCTTGTAGAGGTTAAGCGAAAAGATGGAAAAAAGGATTATTACTTGTTTCCCCATAGCAGGGGTGAGGGCCGTGAAGCAATGGTTGTTAAAGGCGATAGGCCTAATGGCCCCTTTAAACCTATCAATCTGACTGAAGACGGCAAGCGTACTCTGCCTGGAAGTATCTTAGGATTTGATCCTGCCATTTATATCGAATACGTTACGGACCCTCAAGATCCTGATTTTGAGATTGGATTCCGAGCATATGGTTTTTGGGGATTCCAACGATCGATGGCTGCACAATTGGATCAGAAAACAATGTATTCGTTGAGGCCTGGCACGAAGGTGATTAATTATTTATTGCCAGCAAGTGCGCGATATGGCGAATTACGCGATCCAAAAGGAACATCCTATCCTAATATTTTCGAAGGTGAGGATTTGGGAACCTTTAATTTTTTTGAAGCATCATCCATTCGTAAAGTGGGAAACAAGTATGTTTCGGTATATAGTGGTTACTCCGGCCCGGAATATGGTGTAGGAAGTTCAAATTCAACTTTGCGTTATGCGGTAGCAGACTCACCATTAGGACCATGGAAGAGTGGTGGCGTTTTAGTCGATTCACGTGCTCCAGTGTTAAACAAGGATGGATCTGCTATTGAAACGAGTAATGCAGGTCATAACACACATGGTAGTATCGAACTGATCAATGGACAATGGTATGTATTTTACCATAGACCACCACGCGGATTTGGCTTTGCACGTCAGGCGGTGGTTGAACCTATCAAAGTCTCTTGGGATGAGAAAAGTGTCAAAGATGGCGGAATGGTGTCCTTAAGAGCGTTCGACCCTTTTCAAGAAAATTTGACTATTAAAGATAAACAGGGCAAAGAGTATAAAGGTGCAGAGGTGACATCGGAAGGATTTCATTTTTATGGATTAAATCCCTATCAGTATTATTCGGCGGGATATGCTTGCTACCTTTCTGATATCAGTTTGCAACAGGATTCATGGGATGTATGGGATAATCATATGCCGGTGACAAATATGAAAAACGGAAATATTGCAGGTTTTAAATATTTCGGATTTGGAGGTTTAGATCAGGATAAGTTTGGATTGAAAGCTTTTGAGGGAACCAAAATTGGAAATCAAACTGCTTTCAATGTGTTTATTACACCAAAAACAAAAGCTGCATTTAAGGTCAACGTATGGTTAGATGGCCCTTGGGATAACGAAACCTGGAAAGGTAAACGAATTGCCCAAATTTCTGTTCCGGCGAATTCTGCTGCTGAAGTCAAGCAATTCACGGTCGACGTCTCCAAATTTGTAGATCAATTGGACGGTAAACACGCGTTATTTTTGGTTGCTGAGGGTGAGGAAGGAAAGCCGCTTTTCGATTTTATAGGCCTCGGATTTAGTTCAAAAGATAAAAAAATTGAACGTCCAATACCACCTTCGGTCACCATTACAGTAAATGGGACCAAACTAGCTTTGCCATCCATTCCTGTACGATCTACGGATCAGAACGGTATTATCGGTTATCATGTTTATGAAGTTTCCTTTCCCATGGAAGCAAAGAGTAAAAACAAGCCTCTGGTAAAAGCGACTGCTGATAATCCTGAAGTTAAGATTATAGTAAATCAAGCTACTTCGCCGACAGGTTACGCTCAAGTTGATTGCCTTTATAGGGGGCAAACAAAAAGCTATGTGGTAAAATATACTAAAGAATTAAACGATAAAAACTAAGTAGCTTAATAGCAGGTAGAAATAGGCTGTCCAAAAAAAAGTTTGGACAGCCTATATTTTTCAGCTATCTAATACATTACATTATCATTTCTGCTATCTCTATACCGACAGTTAGATTTGTTTTTAAGTAAGTTTTTTAGAGGAACGACTCAGTGATTACTGATGAAGATTTTTTACGATTTATCCTTTATTAAGGGGGTTTTTAAACATTTTTATTGGAATATAAAACATTTGTAATGGGTAATGAAAAAAAGCTACTTGTAGTTTTACCATTGTAATATAACTAATCGAATAACCAATTATATGGACCAAAATAGGACAGAAGTGAAGCCTTTCAAAGGTTTTTACAAGCTTTCAACGAAGCAGCGCGTAGGGTTTGGTGCTGGCGATCTCGCACAGAATCTCATTTACCAGACTGTTTCGATGTATCTACTGATTTTTTATACCAATGTTTATGGGATCTCTGCAGCTTCTGCAGGAGTGATGTTTCTCATTGTTCGAATTGTCGATGTACTATGGGACCCCATCGTGGGCGCATTTGTTGATAAAAGAAATCCCCGCATGGGAAAGTATAGGTCTTATTTGGTGCTAGGGGGGATTCCGTTGACCGGATTTGCAATTTTGTGTTTTTGGAATGGTTTTTCGGGATCTTTAACCTATGCTTATATCACCTATGTTGGTTTATCGATGTTGTACACGTTGGTGAATGTTCCGTATGGTGCTTTAAATGCCTCCTTGACCAGAGATACGGATGAGATTACAAAACTGACATCTACACGTATGTTTATGGCGAACGTGGGGGGACTGGCCGTTGGATATGGTGTACCGCTCGTCGTAAAGTATTTCTCTCCAGATGGAAAGATAAACTCGAAAGATTCTGCCGAAGCCTGGTTTGCAACGATGCTGATCTATGCTTTAGTTGGATTAGTGCTTTTAATCTTTTGCTTTTCACAAACAAAAGAACGTGTCATTATGGATGAGAAGGATACGGATAATGTTCACGTTTCCGACCTGTGGCGAGAATTTAAGCATAATCGCCCTTTGCGTATTTTGGCATTTTTTTTCATTACTGCATTTGCTATGATGGCAATCGGTAACTCGGCAGGATCATACTACATGATTTATAATGTACATGCTCCGGATATGCTACCATATTTTATGGCATTAGGATCTTTGCCTGCTTTTATTTTTATGCCTTTAGTGCCAGCCATCAAACGCGCAATTGGTAAAAAGCAGATGTTCTATGTTTTCTTGACTATTGCAATCCTCGGAATGCTGATGCTATATGTCATTTCATCCAATGAAAACCTCAAGGGGAATATTGTTTTGGTATTGACTGCTCAGTTTATCAAGTCAACCGGAGTAATTGTCGCAACGGGATATATGTGGGCGCTCGTTCCTGAAGTCATTTCCTATGGCGAATATAAAACTGGGAAGCGTATTTCAGGTATTGTCAATGCGCTTACCGGTATTTTTTACAAAGCCGGGATGGCCCTTGGAGGTGTGGTGCCGGGACTGGTGTTGGCATATGTTAACTTTGACAAAGATAATGCAACAGCCCAGTCAGCACGTGCTGAAATGGGAATTCTATGGTTGGTAGCCATTATTCCGGCAATACTCTTGGTAGTGGCTATGTATGTTATTTCCAAATACGAACTGGACGATAAGACTATTGATGCAATCAATCAGGACATAGAGTCTAGACATACTTATTAATTAAAAATAATCATGAAGATGTTAAAAACTATTGTTGTGGCCGTAGCAGCCTTGCTATCAAATCTATCTGCTTCAGCTACCTCGCAAAAACTGAAGGTGGCAACTGATACGTTGACTTTAAAGGATGCATTTGAAGGTAAGTTTTTTATAGGAACGGCTTTAAACCTTGATCAAATCTGGGAGCGGGATGCCGCCGCAGTAGCGGTCGTCAAAAAGCATTTCAATTCCATTGTAGCGGAAAATTGTATGAAAAGTATGTTCCTGCAGCCACAGGAAGGCGTGTTCGATTTTAAAGATGCGGATCGTTTCGTATTGTTTGGCGAAAAGAATAAAATGCAGATTATTGGGCATACGCTCATCTGGCATTCCCAGACACCAGATTGGTTTTTTGTAGATAAAAATGGAAAAGAGGTGTCTCGAGACGTACTTATAGCACGCATGCGGAAGCATATTCATACTGTAGTATCCCGCTATAAAGGACGGGTGCACGGATGGGATGTGGTGAATGAGGCCATATTGGATAATGGAGAATGGCGCAAAAGTAAATTTTACGATATTATTGGTCCTCAGTTTATTGAATTGGCATTTAAATTTGCACATGAGGCAGATCCAAATGCGGAGTTATATTATAACGATTATTCAACCGCCGTTCCAGAAAAAAGAAAAGGCATTATTAAAATGATTCGTCAAGTAAAAGCAGCGGGTGGTCGCGTCAGCGGAATTGGTATGCAAGAGCACAATGCACTGGATAATCCACCTATTGATGAGGTCGAAAAAACTATACTTGGATTTGCGGGACTTGATGCGAAAGTAATGGTTACTGAAATGGATATTACGGTTTTGCCGCATGCTCGACCTAATATGGGCGCCGAAATTGGAGAGCAATATGCTTATACCAAGGAGATGAATCCATACGAAAAAGGGCTGCCTACAGCGAAAATGGATGAGTTGGGAAGGCGATACGTAGCGTTTTTTAAATTATACCTCAAACATCAGGATAAAATATCGCGTGTGACGTTGTGGGGTGTTGGTGACGGAGATTCATGGAAGAATGGTTGGCCTATACCGGGACGTACAGACTATCCATTATTATTTGACCGGAATTATCAGCCTAAGCCCTTTTTAAAAGATATCACTTCATTAACACAAAAAAAAAAGAAATAGTAAGCATGAATAAGAGCAAGTATTTGTATCCCAAAGATTATATGGCTGATCCATCAGCACATGTTTTTGAAGATAAAATTTACATTTATCCCTCTCATGATCGAGAAAGTGGAATACCGGAAAATGACAATGGAGACCATTTCGACATGCAGGATTACCACGTATTTTCTCTTGAGGATGTTCAGGGGGATGTGGTTGATCATGGTAAGGTGTTAGATGTAAAAGACATTCCTTGGGCTGGTCGTCAGCTTTGGGATTCAGATGTGACGGAGAAAAATGGAAAATACTATATGTATTTTTCCATGAAGGATAAAAATGATGTTTTCAGACTAGGTGTCGCTGTTGCAAGTCAGCCCTATGGGCCATTTGTTCCCCAGGAGCATCCAATTAAGGGTAGTTACAGTATTGATCCTTGTGCATTTAAAGATGCTACCGGAGACTATTATCTATATTTTGGTGGTATTTGGGGGGGGCAGCTCCAATTCTATCGAAATAATAAGATTATATCACCCAACGAATTGCCTCAAGATCACGAAGATGCTTTGTCTCCAAAAGTTGTCAAGCTGTCTGCTGATATGCTGGAATTTTCGGAAGAGCCAAAGGATCTTGTTATTTTGGATAAAAATGGTAACCCATTGAAACATGGCGATACGCAAAAGCGATTTTTTGAAGCTTCTTGGATGCACAAATATCAAGGGAGATACTATTTTTCCTATTCTACAGGAGATAGTCATTTAATCTGTTATGCCATTGGAGACAATCCATATGGTCCATTTACTTATGAGGGGGTAATTCTATCACCAGTGGTTGGTTGGACCACGCATCATAGTATCTTGGAATTCAAAGATAAATGGTATCTATTTTATCATGATTCAGTACCCTCAGGAGGAAAGACCTGGTTGAGAAGCATGAAAGTTATCGAGTTAACATATGATGAGAACGGTCACATTATGCCAATCGATGGATTGTCGTCGTAGATAACGTGAAGCACGATCTATCTACTTATTCGGCGTTTATAACTCATTGGTGTTTCACCTGTGAATTTTTTAAATAGTCGATTGAAGTAAGAGATATTTTCAAAACCTAATTTAAAGCACAATTGTTGGATATTATCTTCATCGATTAACATCATCAATTGTGCTTTTTCTATTTTCTTTTGATTGATGTAATGTACAGGTGTGGCATTCATATGTTTTTTGAAGAGTCGGATAAGGTGATCTTTGGATATAAAAATCAGATTGGCAAGATGTTCTATAGCGATCGGATGATGGATATTTTCGTCGATGTAATCAAGTACACGCAGGAGCCGCTTTTCCACCTGTGGTATTTTGTTCGTTGCTTCGGCCAGAAATCGGCTCATTAATAAATGAATGATCGCTTGGTTTTCGGCTGCTCTGGCGATCGGTGACGCCGTTTGCAGCGCCATGTTTTTCATTAATTCTGTTGAATTATCATAACCTTTCGGATCATACATTTTTAACTCACGACCTGGATTTAAATCGTAGAGATGCTGAATGACTGTAGCTAACAGCTGATCTGATTTGATTTCCTTCGGGAAAGAGTAGCGGTCGAAAATACTCGATCTTAGCGCTGGATTTTCATAGATATGGATATAGTAGAGTGATAGTTTGGCGGAACAAGCGTAGCTATGTTGGATATACGCAGGTGTGAGATAGAGATGGCCGGGCCGAAGTTTGATGGTTTCGTCCGTTAAGATTATGGATGCTTCTCCTTCACAAACATAGTGTATCCGCGCAAAAGGACTCTGAATATCTTTGAAATTCCAATTCGCCTGATGTTCCGCATAGCCAATGTTCAATAGTGTAAAATCAAGTTTATTATTTTCGTTATTCATCATCGCCCGAGGAAGAAATAGTTAGCTACAATATTAGTCGTTTTCTTAAAAAGAATAGCGTTTTTAAAGGGAAAATATCGATAATGTTATAGTTCATTTATCTGTATATGAAGTCTTTTTACATATTTATTTTTTAAATAGCGTGTAAGTGTTTGATATCTAGTTTTCTAAATGTTTATTTTCGTTGCTAACAGTATGGTGTTGGATCATTGCGCTTGGATCGATATCGTGTTATTTTTTATCGTTAATGGAGTTTCTTTATCCGTTCTATATAATTATTTTTGGCTATACCATAGTACCAAAGATCTCAAGACCGTAAATCTCTGAAGTTTGAGCTTGAGCTTTGTTGTGGTAAGTAACAATAGCAAGTGCTATTTAAATCTTGATGCCATTTATAAATGAAAGCTATTAAAATAGTAAAAGAGGGACGGGTAGAAATCGCGGATATTCCTCAGCCTACCATTAAGGATGGACATGTCCTTTTAAAAATAGATTATGTTGGTTTCTGCGGCTCTGATCTAAATACATTTCGGGGCTTGAATCCATTAGTTCAGCTACCGGTTATACCTGGACATGAAATTGGGGCAACAGTAGTTGAATTGGGGACGAATGTTGGACCTGATATTAAGATTGGTAACAGAGTTACCGTAAATCCGTATTCGAACTGCGGTATTTGTACTGCATGTAAAAATAATCGACCTAATGCTTGCCGCTACAATGAAACGATGGGGGTACAGCGCGACGGTGCCATGACAGAATACCTTGTCGTGCCCATACAAAGGGTCATTATGGGTGGACAGCTATCGTCCAAAGAATTGGCCTTGGTGGAGCCTATGAGTGTTGGTTTTCACGCCGTTGATCGGGCCAATGTCACCGACAGCGATATCGTATTGGTGTTGGGATGTGGTATGATCGGAGTTGGAGCGATTGTTCGGTCTGCTTTACGGGGTGCCATCGTTATAGCAGTTGACGTTAGTAAAGAAAAACTTGAGTTGGCAAAAAGCCTCGGAGCGACATTTACCATCAATAGCGCTGAGGAAGACCTGGCGGCTAGCTTGGACATATTGACGCACGCCATGGGGGCTGACGTAGTTATTGAAGCCGTAGGACGCAAGGAAACCTATTTAGCGGCCGTTGATGCCGCTGCGTATACAGGGCGGGTAATATATATCGGTTATGCAAAAGAAGCTATTCCTTTTGATACACAGTTTTTTGTCAAAAAAGAATTGGATATCAGAGGTTCACGCAATGCTACAGCAAAAGATTTCGCAGCGGTAATGCATTATTTAAAAATGAAAAAGTGTCCGATGGAACAGCTCATAACAGGAGTGTATCGTGTAGAAGATGCGCAGTTAGCTTTAGAATCATGGCTAAGCGATCCTGGGCGTGTTTTTAGGCTTTTAATTGAATTTTAAAATTCATATATGTCTATTTTCACGGACCTACCAATAGCGCGATGCATCATCTTTATGCTCAATAATGGAGCAATAATTTATTTTTTAAAAAATACAAAAAGCCTTTTTCATATCGTCGAAAAAGGCTTTGACTTAAATCTCTTATCAGTCCATAACTGATGCCGTGGAGATACAAACTTATTTTTTCTTTCTGGATTTTTTCTCTTCTTCAGCAGGTAAATCTAAAATAGCCATCAATAGTAGATAATAGCCTTTTTCTAATCCCATTTTTTGTGCTTTTTGGTTGATAGTGTCCATATCTTTATTCAATTATTGTTTCTTAACTAATTTGTATTTGGCTAAGTAGAATCAAATGCTGTACCCAAAATTTGTTCTCTATATGCTACCCGTATTTTTAAGCGGTAAATTGCGTAGAGTTTTCTCTCTTTAACAAAAAAATACGTATAATCTGGGTATTAAATGCGATCAAATTATAAGTTAGACCCGAGCTTATAGTAATAATAGCCTGAACATGTTTGCGGTAAAACATTTTCAGGTGAATATTGTCTTTATTTTAGATTAATATTAAAACAGGTATTTATGAAAAAGATAATTCCATTTGCACTGATGTCAAGTTTATTGGTGCTCGTATCAAGTTGTGCAGCGATTGAAGGTATATTTAAAGCCGGCGTATGGTCTGGTATTCTATTAGTTGTCGTCGTGGTTGCACTTGTAATTTGGTTGGTAAGCAAATTATTTGGTGGATCAAGGTAATGACGATTAATTGATTTCTAATTTTTACATGCTTAGAAAGCTATATTTTTTCTACTAGGTATTTCCAGTAGCGTTTCGGAACATGCCTTAAATGAAGTTTCACATTTTTTCGTGATTCAATGGTTGTACTCTTAAAGTATGTTTTCCAAAGATGCTGATAAGCCTTTTCTTGAGGATCGAGATCCACTTCTAGCTGATATGGATCTCGAATCTCATCACTTTCATTTGGAGATACTTCGACAACAGTATTTCCATCGTAATGAAAGCCATAATTTCTTCTTAAATCATAAATTAACCAACATTGGTCTGCAAATCGATTTTTAAAAAATTGTACAACAAGTGGAATGACATTAAAATCGGGCTCAACAACCGCTGTATACAGATAGTCATTAGATTTGACAAATCGTATAAATGCTTTCATACGGTGCCGTTCCCGATTGATCTTTTTAATCGATTGATGCAAACGTAGTATAGGAGGATAACCATAATTATGAATATCCAATTGTTTTTTGCGAAATAATTCGACAATCAGCCGAAATCCATTGAGCCATTCGATCTGATTATCGGACAGAAAATTATGGTAAAAAAAAATCGTTTCTTGCTTTCCAATTATTTTTTCCATCCCTGTGAGAATGCGGTTAGCTTTCTTAGTATCTGTTGAAATCATTCGTTTTTCCGAAAAAAGAGTAATTTCTGCCGCTTTTCCTGTTTTAGGAATGCTGTCGAACTCTTTCCTTTCAAACGCTTCAAATACGCAACACAAATAACCCAAATAACTGCCGTCAAAAATATAGTCCATTAAAATAAAGTTAACTGGCTATTCGGACCTTTAATTTGCGACTGGGGATTATGTTCCAGAATGGACTTTCTGATTTTTTCCGGATAGTGAAAGCCCGCAGTGATCAATGTGTCCTGACAAAGCATAAAATATTTCGCTCGATTATAAGCTATTCCAATTTTTTGCACTTGATGTTCTTTTAATTTTCCATATTTGCGTGCCTGTATTATTTTTTTAGCGGATTGTCTTCCTATCCCCGGAATTCGTATGATCCAATTATAATTAGCGGTGTTAATGTCAATAGGGAAGAATTGTGGGTTGCGAAGTGCCCAGGCAAGTTTAGGATCTATTTCTAGATCGAGGTCCTGATGTTTACTATTAAGTATTTCATGGAGCGAAAAGCCATAAAATCGAAGTAACCAATCTGTTTGATAAAGTCTGTTTTCGCGAACCAGCGGTGGAGCTGTTCCAATTTGAGGAAGGTTGGAGTCCGTTGCGTTAATAGGAATGTAACCCGAATAATACACCCTTTTGAGGTTATAATCTTTATAGAATGTATTTGCAGCCTCCATGATTTGGAAATCACTTTCTGGTGTTGCTCCAATAACCATTTGAGTACTTTGTCCTGCTGGTACAAATAAAGGTATTTTCTTATTGGTTTTTCTGTCCTGCTGAACATTTTGGATTTCATTTTTAATTATTGTCAGCGGTTCGCGAACAGATTGATGATCTTTCTCTGGAGCGACAAGTTTTAGTCCTGCTTCAGTAGGTATTTCGAGATTTACACTCATACGGTCAACATAAAGACCTGCTTCCTTTAATAAAGATTCACTTGCTCCAGGAATAGCCTTCAGATGAATATAACCATTAAACCGCTCTTCAGTTCGAAGTTTCTTAAC
The genomic region above belongs to Sphingobacterium zeae and contains:
- a CDS encoding endo-1,4-beta-xylanase, which codes for MKMLKTIVVAVAALLSNLSASATSQKLKVATDTLTLKDAFEGKFFIGTALNLDQIWERDAAAVAVVKKHFNSIVAENCMKSMFLQPQEGVFDFKDADRFVLFGEKNKMQIIGHTLIWHSQTPDWFFVDKNGKEVSRDVLIARMRKHIHTVVSRYKGRVHGWDVVNEAILDNGEWRKSKFYDIIGPQFIELAFKFAHEADPNAELYYNDYSTAVPEKRKGIIKMIRQVKAAGGRVSGIGMQEHNALDNPPIDEVEKTILGFAGLDAKVMVTEMDITVLPHARPNMGAEIGEQYAYTKEMNPYEKGLPTAKMDELGRRYVAFFKLYLKHQDKISRVTLWGVGDGDSWKNGWPIPGRTDYPLLFDRNYQPKPFLKDITSLTQKKKK
- a CDS encoding glycoside hydrolase family 43 protein, with translation MLRKKISAFVCCFMILFLDSLAQQARNPIIFADVPDMSMIRVGDTYYMSSTTMHMSPGVPIMKSKDLVNWTLVNYVYDRLADQDELNLSNQKNAYGHGSWASSLRFHDGQYYVSTFSSNTGKTHVYRTADIEEGNWVSTEFSPMMHDHSLFFDQGKNYMIWGSGRIHIAELSPDFSGIKAGTERVLIDDASLPAKPKGGKVGLPAEGSQMFKINGFYYLFNISWPAGGMRTVIVHRASQLEGPYEGKVVLQDQGVAQGGLIDMPDGKWYAYLFQDYGAVGRIPFLVPVTWEDGWPALGIGGKVPATLNLPANKSLIPGIVNSDDFDRKTGDEALPPVWQWNHNPNNNLWSVTARVGFLRMHTCDLTDDFLSAKNTLTQRTIGPTCSAAIAIEVANMKDGDFAGLSLLQKNYGLVGVRMEGNTKSLVMINATTGVPQEVAKVGLKQQRIYLKASCDFTNKRDLAQFFYSTDGRNWNRIGNELKMSYTIPHFMGYRFGLFNYAAKAAGGYVDFDYFHLTN
- a CDS encoding glycoside hydrolase family 43 protein, with product MMKRFFIQSQFGFLLLFFVMVGKLRAQNPIVQTAYTADPAPLVYNNRLYLYTTQDEEESTWFNMNNWRVYSTDDMVNWTDHGAILSYTDFEWAKGDAWAAQCVEKNGKFYLYVPVISKVNNRGAIGVAVGDSPLGPFYDPLGKPLLQTEWGDIDPTVFIDDDGQAHMYWGNPQLKYVKLNEDMISYKGDIVEVPMTAASFGKREGDPKRPTTYEEGPWLYKRNSLYYLFWPGGPLPEFIGYSTSDKAEGPWKYGGIIMPAEGKAFTNHPGIVDFKGKTYFFYHNGALPGGGGFTRSVAVQELNFNPDGSIDPMKMTTGITHATGKVNPYELHQAETIAWSEHVKSYQNKKVGVFIKAKKDGAFTCVKNVDFGAEGARNFFARVGTTHNGGIRMEVRSGALDGALLATIQVPMTGGDDRWTTVETALSDKVSGLHDLYFVFKGKAPSNILFFDCWKFGR
- a CDS encoding MFS transporter — protein: MDQNRTEVKPFKGFYKLSTKQRVGFGAGDLAQNLIYQTVSMYLLIFYTNVYGISAASAGVMFLIVRIVDVLWDPIVGAFVDKRNPRMGKYRSYLVLGGIPLTGFAILCFWNGFSGSLTYAYITYVGLSMLYTLVNVPYGALNASLTRDTDEITKLTSTRMFMANVGGLAVGYGVPLVVKYFSPDGKINSKDSAEAWFATMLIYALVGLVLLIFCFSQTKERVIMDEKDTDNVHVSDLWREFKHNRPLRILAFFFITAFAMMAIGNSAGSYYMIYNVHAPDMLPYFMALGSLPAFIFMPLVPAIKRAIGKKQMFYVFLTIAILGMLMLYVISSNENLKGNIVLVLTAQFIKSTGVIVATGYMWALVPEVISYGEYKTGKRISGIVNALTGIFYKAGMALGGVVPGLVLAYVNFDKDNATAQSARAEMGILWLVAIIPAILLVVAMYVISKYELDDKTIDAINQDIESRHTY
- a CDS encoding glycoside hydrolase family 43 protein, encoding MNKSKYLYPKDYMADPSAHVFEDKIYIYPSHDRESGIPENDNGDHFDMQDYHVFSLEDVQGDVVDHGKVLDVKDIPWAGRQLWDSDVTEKNGKYYMYFSMKDKNDVFRLGVAVASQPYGPFVPQEHPIKGSYSIDPCAFKDATGDYYLYFGGIWGGQLQFYRNNKIISPNELPQDHEDALSPKVVKLSADMLEFSEEPKDLVILDKNGNPLKHGDTQKRFFEASWMHKYQGRYYFSYSTGDSHLICYAIGDNPYGPFTYEGVILSPVVGWTTHHSILEFKDKWYLFYHDSVPSGGKTWLRSMKVIELTYDENGHIMPIDGLSS